The DNA sequence TGATATGAAGCATTATTGCCGTAGCAACAAACTGAAAACAGAGGAGTCAACAGTATTGTGACAGCATTCCTATAACATCATATGGTGTGACTTGATTAATGACAAAAAACTTACTTTCTATAtcaaatgaaccaatcaaattgcattttACGAGTAAAATTAATCTATGAGACTCAAAAAAGAATACAATAGAAGATGTATGCGATAAAGTTGAAAATGACACATGAAGTTTTTGACTGCATTGCTGCCATACTAGTGTATGActgaagaaaaataaagaacCAGTCCGACACCAGCGACTGTAGGCGATGAAttacttctctctctctctctctctctctctctctctctctctctctctctctctctctctctctctctctctctctaacttTCTATACATACGTACATTTCTTCTATGCAGAAATATTGCGTGCAATTGCTATTTAGGAAAGAGACAgtgttgtttatgaaattaTCATTTACTTAGATGTCCAGTAAAATGTTTACAACACTTAATGCATGACAGAGATTGTCACTTACCTTCAGCTACAGGAGATGTACTACTTTTTCTAGATTGTTCCGCTGTTGGTCTCACTGTTAGAGATTGGAACTTACCTTCAGCTACAGGAGATGTACTGCTTTCCCTAGATTGCTCCGCTGTTGGTCTCCCTGTTAGAGATTGGAACTTACCTTCAGCTACAGGAGACATACTACTTTTTCTAGATTGTTCCGCTGTTGGTCTCCCTGTTAGAGATTGGAACTTACCTTCAGCTACAGGAGACGTACTACTTTTTCTAAATTGTTCCGCTGTTGGTCTCCCTGTTAGAGATTGGCACTTACCTTCAGCTACAGGAGACGTACTACTATCTCTAGATTGTTCCGCTGTTGGTCTCCCTGTTAGAGATTGGAACTTACCTTCAGCTACAGGAGACGTACTACTATCTCTAGATTGCTCCGCTGTTGGTCTTCTTGCTTGTGTTGTGGCTATTGTGGAAGTTACATCTGAGGACCCTGTTGTCGACACTGGCTTGCCATAATCTAAAGCGAGATGaaattattcctatatacatACCAGTGTCATTTCAGTCACATTATTCATATTGACAGTTGTCCTTACAAAGACTACAAATACATCTACATGCATTTTTAGGATGAATTTTGcttcatttgaaaatatgaaCTCAAACAATGCTGCATTTGTTTGTCATTTCCATGTTTCTGGTGTTACAAATTATCATCACTTGACAAACAATCCCTTTTCAGCATGGTAAGTTATAAATGCCATGCTAACATAACCAATCAATCCTGCACAATAATTTCTATCCCAGAATCGCATCGTTTTGCGGCGTATGAACATATGATAGCAGAGTGATGTTCCGGGACCAGCACGGTGATCCTTTCGTTTTATTCAATCTAATTGTAAGGTGTGTTTAAGATCCTGCTGTTGACACTGACTTGTCATAGTGCATGATAATGCGGCGGATCTCTATGACAATCGTACAAAGGCTTTCTTATTACACACCAATTGCAAGGTTTTCTCAACCCTAAATCAGACTAGttacgtcgatatatctaaatcgagttgaaggccacagcaagagaattttttcttctcatgaatgtagaagcttttgaataaattctgcctcgtaagagtataaaaacaggtcagcaaacaaaggagcacaattcgtgcccataggaattccaacagactgttggattgattgattgatgttttccgccacactgaacaatttttcagttatctggtggcgaccagtttttattggtggaagagagaatccagatacaatgtacctgggaagagaccaccgaccttccgaaagtaaactaggaaactttctcacttaccagcgcgagcgggattcaaacccgctccgacaaagactacgaagattttgtcgatgaggaactctagcatctTTTTtgtatcaacttcagagtatttttgcgtagaatcagagtggtgtttaacaaagtaattttttgaatgactgatcactagatataataatatataaataggttgatgctacaggggtttcaacagtaaggtgaagataacgaacagtgatcaatctcataactcctacaagcaatacaaaatagatagttgggcaaacacggacccctggacatacgagaggtgggatcaggtgcctaggaggagtaagcatcccctgttgaccggtcatacagtctcgtttaaagtcagtatatgatcattataacgatctaatttacaaatacaattcAACATGTCATTCGGACGAATgttgtctaacgtgtttcataccaattgttcatcgtactccgtttacctgatcaagatagagggctcatggcaggtgttACCAGTTAACAAggaatgcttaatcctcctaggctcctgatcccacctctggtattcgtgtttgtcctactcttaatttgtattctctataggaattatgagattgattactgttcggtATTTTCGCTTTTTCAAGCaattaaaaactttaaactCTGAGAGCGTTCAATAGTAATACTAAATAGGGACAGCCAGTAACCTAAGAGAAATAGAAGAATAGGACGATCAAATCAACAAGCTGGACTAGTAATGACTATAGCCGGAATTATCTGGGACAGATGATTTTCTAGATCTGATTGAATCAGATTTACTAACGGTTGTCACAAGATAGCTTAAGTATCGCGTCTGCACAACAGTGTGAAAAGTGAGAAATATTGGCATCATCTCCAAACTGCCATGATTAATTTCTGTCTGTCCATTTGTTTTTTCTGTATATACGAGCAGTTGTAAAGAATCACTTTCTTAGTCAAAATCTACATTTTTCTGATTCAATCGTCGTTTCATCTTATTCATTATTGGTATGAAAATCGGTTTATGGATTTTACCAAGATGGGAAGGAGGTAAATCTCTTTTACCTCCCAACCCCTAACCCTATTTGCTCGACTTTTATTTCATTCCACCAGATATGTACAAAGTAAAACTTGTGCCCTTTTCAAgggtaaaaatgtttaattcttTTACCACAAGGAATTCATAAATATCTCGTAGGCTGGAGCATCGTTTCAAACTCTTTCTATTCTGACCATGCGACGATAAATTTGATATTccttgaaaatgaaagaaacaTTTTGTGTCTCGATACTGTGTATAGATTGTCAGAATAAAATGAGATGATACCAAGCCTGAAAATAGCCATATATTGAACACGAATCATTCCAGGGTCACTGGCATCGCTCTGAAACGGCGTTTCTCTGAGTTTGACGACTGATGATATACATCACAGTATCCAAAACTTCATTACATTCAGTCAAATGTGCAAAAGAATTTGTATGGAccagtgttttttttaaatatcgagGAAAAGTGTATTGTTGACAAATTAAACGACGTTTCGGCTTTGTTGTGACATGTTTTGAACGACGGCCATCAATTTTATTAAATCAGTGGTTCAAAACGATAACAGTGATTTAATGGCTCCTTAATTTTCAATGGATGTATTCCTTGGCTGGCGATCTAGTGGCAGACAGTAATCAGACCAATCTGAACATGACATGAAATCGAATCTAGTGCGTACATTGTCTGTGGTTCACAAAAAGAGAATATcaacatatacaatatattaaagTACTTACCTTTGATTGTTGTTACTCCAACATCATTTCCTAAAATATTGAACGCTGAACAAGTATATTCTCCTAAGTCAATTTCACTCATATTTGTTATCTTTAATGTATAGGAATACGAGTATTTGCTATGCATTTCTCGTCCAATTTTAAGTTCAATGTTGTTTTTGGTCCAAGAAACAACTGGAGGTGGATTTCCTAAAACATCACACTTAAGTCCCATGTCTAATCCGGTCATCAATGCCACCTCTGCTTGGACTAGAACTTTTGGAGCAACTGAAAAACAAATCACAGATCGTTTGATTGTCGGGTTTGGATACGACTTCCAGACAGGGTCGAATTTAtggaaaactgaaaaaaatctttaaaattagGTCATGCCGTGGTTGTTCTAACGGACAGTGGTTTTCATACCTTGTCGTTCGAGTCAACGCAAAGTTTAACTTTGAGGTAACGTAAAATGTTTTATTGGTCATAAACCCGTGTACTCGTCGTACACAGAATCGCAAAACCACCGCACGGGTGCACGTGCATATAATACATTCAAAGTTTTATGACCAGAGTGTTTCACCTCTCCAATCGTCCCGAGCTCACTTTGTATTTATCATAGTCATTATCGCACGGATTTTTACAATATACTAGTATTTAAGATGTTAAGGTTTGTATGGGTATCTTTCGGAAAAAGTCCAATTGCTGTGTTGTGTGCAGCACGTCCTGTCGTGACTCGTGATGCACTCACGGCCGTATTTTTCCTCGTGGTAATTGTATTAGAATATAAATTGGAAAGAATTCTAAGGAAGGAACTCATTCAATGTCTATCTTGGAGAGCGataaattcaaatgttttattttcaattactatcaagattgtttatttgtatcttttgtatatatatatatatatatatatatatatatatatgtgtgtgtgtgtgtgtgtgtgtgtgtgtgtgtgtatctaaTCGTGGAGGCCAGACCCATCATAAGTAATAAAAAGAACAGACAcatcagtatttagtgaaagctacaAAACAAAGAGAAGCACTATCTGTTAAGGTAACTCAGtgctcgcagttttatctgatacaagttcaAAATGtgcatttatttccattcattagagttaaaactaacaaattgtcaaataaaatacataggtcatcacactttttaagatgtgagacgtacatgAACAGactcatatatcaccgtcagaaaattgcaattttccatAAACAGTGatattaaaattccatacaaactggttatgacgatatagtagcattcataacaatttcatgaaactgtatcttcacaaaaatatataaaatgtctttaaaaaataaaggaaatcatcgcataatagacttgataaagaaagcAATGGAAACAGAGTtcttgcccttggattcaatattttgaaatgcattattgattattcatctataacttagacttttgaaatattttattcttaacaggattttttacaataactataggaaaagactacaacaaaatttatgttcctaacatgcataaatctaaataaatcattgattttgcaaaatctgatgacatcacaggagggtggaattactttaactgTCATTAATGAGGTTTCTTTTGTCATTGCTTAGATTTATTAGTTTCTAAACTTATTTGTCTGATAATATATGTTTACATATTGTAATAATTCTGAATCCTCTGCCATTTGCCTGTATTGTACACAGTGTACCTATGAGCCACAGGGCTCCtttggtcaataaacaataaataaaccCAATCATCAgacaattaaaattattatattggTTATATTATACTAATTTCAGCTCGATGGTTCTTCTTTTCTCGGACAATAACTACTAACACAACAACCTAAATATCACAAAGCGACGACACCGTCTCCTTACGTGCATGAAGGTCCTTCAATCACTTGAATCTTGTCACAGAAAATGTTATGTACAAGAAGGGTATATGTATGTCACATCATAGACATTAGTGCAATGGACATATTCTTATGTTCTTGCGTGAAACTGAATGATGGGATTGTTATCAATGGAGGAAAGAACGATAATTCACAATTTCGTCTCTATGTTAAGTTGGGGAATTTTGCTAAATCTTACATTCTACGTCGACTGTAATGTTCCTGGAATCCATCACTCCATTCTCATTCGTCGCCTCACAAACGTATAATCCTGCGTCATCACGATTTATGCTCTCTATTATATAATTCATGCCGTTTCCCACTGAAAATGATAAGGATTGTTGATTTTAGGACCAATTTATGCAAAATGTATACAAACTGTCTTGAATATCTGTCTGTGTTGTATTGTGATAGGATATCTTTAAACACAGATAAATGAATTCTCGATTGTTGGCAGAAGAGGGTTAACAAAACAGCTTTATATCTCAGAATAGATGAAAACAGTTACCTTCAGATTTTTCCGGTCGTGAAATATATGACGTTTTGCTAATCTTATACCACTTGATGTGATATCCACTGTTAGCTAGGGCTTTGCAGTATAATGTTAATTTTTCTTCCTCCAGCAGATTTTGATCATCGCTTGATTCAGTAATTTTTATAAAGGAAGCTGAAAAAGTTAGAATTTCTTGTATTGCATAATACTTAACGGAGTCATCTCGctcgttttcttttttctttctaaaataCAGAAACTCACCATAGTTTGCCTTAACAGATGGACCACCATAATCcggaaaaaaaattgacaatctGTAACTCATGCAGGACAACCACCTgcttataagttttacaatacaGAAGAAAgtttataaatgttttctttttcatatttcctTGGTTACATTGcttatataaaaaaattacaataaatttCTTCTACCGCCCAAGATCTGATAATTTTCATTAGCTAAATTTTAATATGATGTCAAAATTGATAATGTTATTTGAAATGTGCAgtcttcattttaaacttcAATATGTTTCCTCTGTGAAACTTAGGAGTATGATAACAAACATAATTATACCATGAGGAGGAATATGCCTGTATGACTATTTGAAATTCTGGACCGTCATTCTCGATCCCCTTATCCAAGTTATAAATGCTTACCTACTTTCTCTATGCCACTTGTTCCAACACACACAGAGCTTCCATTGAGTCTATGGTAGAAGTCTATACACGTAAAGGGCCATTCAAAGTCTAAATTGTTTAATGCAGAGGCACATCCACCCTGACTCTGTTCACAAAGGTACGGACACACGGGATAGACAGTGTCATTAACACACGGCGGAAAATATGTTCCGCAGAGAAATGGCAGCATGTATTTACTACATTGAATTACTGGATAGAATTGGCTGAACTCCAGAGATGCATCCTCCTGTTTCCTGTGCCCTTTACTGTTTGGAAGCAATGTGAAATTTGACTGTAAAACTCCTTGACACTTCCGAACACTCATCTTCTCACACCGTGACTCTTTGATCTCTAAAATTGAAACTAGATACTGATAATGTATAGAACCTAGAAGTGTACTTGGTGCTATACAACAAAACTACAAGAGTATACACAACATTTTGTTATTGTTATTGCAAATAAAACCCAGTAATTGAACTTCATCTTCATTCTTTATTTTCGTAAAATTACAgatgtaattttatttcattatgaatttAGTGATGTGTGTTACATTATCGATCTAAAATTGTTCCACcgtttgaatttgaaatttgaatattattttgagaaattgtcacgtaatgtttttctttgatacgGAATGcagtatttcaaatatattttattatcgTTGATTTAAAAATGAGTCTTCGACAATGGACAGTTTATGAGATTTCAATAGAATTTTCAACGTTGAAAACTTGGTCTGAGAACTATACATGATAAGTCTATTTACCTCCACCCCCAATTGACGGCCAGCTTTTACGTCAAAATCAAATGCTTCTTGTGCAAACGTTTGACCGAAATGACTTAGATAGCACTAATTATGACACAATAAAGATGACATTTAATTTTCTAACCGTTGTCGATAGTCCGCatgaaaaatgtgtatttttcacACAAGTTATCTAACGCAGCTTGaacataattcatataaaaattatatctAGAATGATTTATCATTGTAGCATATATAAGTGACATTTTCTGTGTTTGTTGTTAAAAACTGTCTAGAACAAATTGAGTTAATTTATACTCCATTTACTTCAACATAAGATTAACGTTGAATTACGGTTGTTGAATGTTGCAACCATTATCCAACACTGTGAGCCCACTAGCGCAGGGTCTAAACTTCTACACGTACCTGAGAGTATTTGAGAGAGTTCTATCTGACCCTGAGTTGTTCCGGCATTGTTGGAGGCCTTGCAAGTGTACACTCCAAAGTCATAAGACTCCAGAGCACTGATGATTAATGAGTATCTGGCGGTATGGGAAGTAGAATCATAGACGCTGAAAGTGGTTCGGTAGTCTTTTGTGAGTTGCTTCCCTTTATACCACCACGTGACGTTTCCACGTGGATATCCCTCCACAATGCACTGCAGTCGCACCTCTTTACCACGCTCTTGTTCTACCCGTTTTGGGGCTGTTATTATTGGCATCACTGTGAGAAGTTAAGGCATGAAGATTAACACAGTCATTTTACACTGTACACTTTGATATTGTCGCTCGTGTTATTCTGACCCGACATCACTTTACTTGAAATCTATCATGATAATTTGCTTAAAGAAATCGAAAATAATGCAATACATACTGGTATATTACAAAAATTCTCAAAACTTATGGAGAGGACTTGCATAGGAAATACCTGTCGTTCAATCCATATATCTTGATAcataatgaatttttattttaaagtctcaaaacaattcattttattatatgattgaataattcctagctctctaattggctgagatccaacaatgtagaaatcatactacgttatgtttacctgcacgtgaccttccaggtgaacataaggaattattttttccacataggaccaaaaatagaccttccaggtgaacataaggaattattttttccacataggaccaaaaataggtcgttggaacttacaattaaagcaaagaacaatcttgaagagttttttaatcatttaatcatataataaaacaattattgctgtttttgaggtcaatacgatgatttagacacctgaggagtacaatattcaccgagcccgaagggcccttcgggctcggtgaatattgtactcctcaggtgtctaaatcatcgtattgacctcaaaaacagcaataattgtatattgttttatttttttaaaaaaatgatcatACGTTGAACATTAACACGGAAGTATCTGTCTGCATGGGGTGAAATTCCGTTGTCGGCCCGACATGTGTAGATCCCCCCGGAATCACGTGTTACATTTAGTGAAAAATAAGAGCCTGTTGTTCCTAGGTCtacaaaatacaaatacaaCTTGAAAAATTGTCCAAAATTCTAGGAGATCGTTAGTACATACATATGCTTTAGAATTGAACATAGAAATTGTTTaaagttaaatttcattttaagctattattaaaatatactaGATGAGTAGTTCCGGTACGAAATAATTATGACTTGAATTTTCCAGACCTTCAAGTAGTCGAACTCCATTATCTAATATCTCCTTGTACCATTTGACGGTTGGAAGAGGAGTTCCCGTAACTTGGCAGCGAATCATGAGCTTGTCCCCAAGAAACGTGTTCACTGTCCTGTTCTGGTTCAGGATACGAGGCGGTGCTATAAAACAACGcacctgttttatttcaatgaaaagaCAAATTATCATCTCTAcctcttttcttcttcttcagttCATATTTGGGTTCTGTTTACGTTGGGGGATCACTTTGATAGTTGTGCCAACCGTTGTTTGAACATGAAAAGGTTACTGACATATAAAAGTACACAGTTTTCGCTCTTTCACAGAGTATACTATCAATCATAAACATTCTTTGTAATTTAATACCAATAATCATTTTCttaaatcccgtggggattccgggttagaataggtcctcagtactccttgcttgtcgtacgaggcgactaaatggggcggtccttcgaacgagaccgcgaaaaccgaggtcccgtgtcacagcaggtgtggcacgataagcacaccccccccccccgctcaaaggccataatcaccgagcataggcctaatttttgcagcccttcaccggcaatggtgacgtctccacatgagtgaaatattttcgagagggacgttaaacaatattcaatcattttctcacacacacacacgcctACACCCACATAAAACCTTTAATCGGAGGGCATGTTTTACCTTTAACCCAAAAATTAACAGTTGGTTCTGCGATGGTAGTATTTTCTTACCTTTAATTCAAAGATTAACATTTGGTCTGTGACCGGATGCATTTTTTTCCTCTTAATCCGAAGATTAAGATTTATGCTGTAATCGGATGGTATAACCCCAAAATTAACATTTGATTTGTAATCTGGTGGCAATTCTTACTTATGATCAtgagactttttttttttttttttacctttaacCCAAAGATAAACATTTGATCTATGATCTGGTGGCATTCTATTACCTTTAATCCAAAGATTAACGATCTGGACAAGCGTGGCCCCTTTCATGCATCGGTACTCTGCCTGATCCGAGGACTTGAGATTTGAAATAGTCAAACCCCAATCGTCAGCGTACTCTTGCTTGAGCTTATATCTGTTCCGGTCACTGGCCACCACATTAATGCCGTGGGAGATCGTCTCTTGGTAAGGCCCTTGCCATAGGACCTGGTAAAGAAAGGTATTTCAATTTGGACCACAATAGTGcttcaaattacaaaataagTTCATGTATGAAATCAAATTAATTGATGTTTTGATTTCAGATATCAGATCACGATAGCTGTATAACTGGCGGTTCTatatgtgttacatgtacataccttAAGAAACCAGTATATGTAATTTATAAAACTATCCATTGGTAGCATGTATACTTACAGTTTCATACAGACCGATATTTTTCACAGAACATGGCAGGTGAGCCTGGCCCCCAGCGGTCCCTGTGACGTTAACAGCAGGGCTTAACTGTGCTGTGAAAAGTAAAACTATGGCTTTACAAAACTGACAGAACGTTAAGGGTTGATCATTTGGAAAAGTTGCTATCAAACTTCAAATACCAACCTCGCTTAGACTTGATTTGTGGATTGTCATGTGGTATTTTTTATCGTATTATCATTCATAGAAAGAACAGTTTCTCCCCGGAATGGAAGGGGGATACAGTGTATGATAGTCTTGCTAAATGATCATGGTATACATATGAAGCGTTTCTGTGAAATAATCCgaattttcttaatttgaagTATCTATGATGCGATAGTCGAAAAAATATTGGATACAGTTTCGCAAAAGCTGACAATACCCGTCAGTTATTGATTTAAACTGACAGGCAGGAATTAGCAATCAAGCTGAGGAGAATATTCTAAGAAATTTCTTTAACATGCACAGATTGTTGGATAAGATAATGTGAAGGATGTATttgctctttctctctctctctcgataaCATTTCAGTGAAGAAAACACATTTCATGTATTATATGATAATTTGTTTACTTAATTGAATATATGCAACATTAATCATATCATATAGGCCTATATGTCATAACGAATTCAAAATGGGAGTTTCatattctcaataaaatatcacacCCATCATGCAGTTGTTGATAATGGCCATTTTGGCAATTTCTGTTTTCCGTAACCAATAAGCAAACAGAAAACCACATACttaccaaataaaaaaataagtaGATAGACCAATTACGTAGTCATACCAATTTTGTAAACAGAACTTGCATGCTCAGAAATCGGTCTCAAATGATTGACACAATTGTGTACTGAATTCCACGCCCCTCTCTTCCTCATCATTCCATTCGTTTGCGCTCTTGGTCGAGAAAACGTGTCTGGtgttatataaaaaaataaacgtATAATGCATGCCCCTCTTTCCCATGTTATTATTTAAAGAGTTTTCATGCCCATCACTAATTCAAACACATTAATTCTTATCAGAGAATCCTAAAACTGTCGACTATTTAGATATTGCACGAAGGTTTTCTGCAATGAACTTTGTGCATGTGAGAAAAAGGAAATGCCTCTGAActctgatcaaaatttacacCACATTACGCAAATATTTGTCTGGAGATTAATGCTAAGATAAAAGACCTCTTGTACACTAAATCAATGggattgaattatttttcaaaaacgtaataaagaaaaccatatttttttcttccgTTAAACTTTAAATTGTTTTTAGTCCCAGAAATAGATTCTCTGACTTCAGCGGGAAACCGAAGTGTATACGCCTTGCTGTTTGGAGGCCTCTGATGTCGGAATATGACCCTAAAACACCACGTAGGTTAATATTATCCAACCGCGATTTAAATAACATCATAACATTTGATTTGAAGGATGCATTGGCGGATCTAATGGGGGAGTATGGGGATGCAACCTTCCCCCTTGGTTGGAGGGAAATAAGGTCATTTCGTGCCTTTTGGGGTCTGCAACCCCTTCCCTCCCCTTTCGGACGTAAAAAAGTACCATCTTCGATGACAAtcccctttgaaaattttctgtatcCTCCTCCTGGATGACGGGTATAATTATGAAGATTTTGAGAGACGTGATAAGAAAAGTACACATTCTGGAAGTACGTGTTTGCAGTTTAATTGGCTCTTGTACAAGATACGGTGTATAAGATTATAAGAAAAAGAGCACATCAACTTCTAAGTCTGTCTTGAAATTTAGAAAAGATTTCCTTCAAATACTGGTAAGTCGCTACGTATTTAATCTGTCTGCCCAACCTAACGTGCGAACATGATGACGAATGAGCATTTATCATCACTATATGAACAGAGTGGCAAATTCTTGAAAGGGGTTTGCTATCTTTGAAACATTCAAACACAAAGCACCTGCTCCCCACTATTTTTCGTTTTATTGCAAGGTTTGTTCTTAGATGAAAGATACGAAAATAGATTGATTTTGTGAACTATTTTACCTCTAAAATGTCATGCCAAACCAAAATATTCTTTCCACTGTTAGATGTTTCAAAGTAATTTGGATAGAGAATATACATTGCttttaacattatttaattACATGTTGGGCTGATTGACATTTAGTTAGCCTCGTTCAACCAAACACTCTACTATTTCTGTAAACTGCAACGAGCAAGATTGACAATGCTCAGagatcttatacatgtattatatatggCCCTTAATTaccaattaaaatatatgtCAATGACAGAGGAGTCATACTTCCAACAAATGGTCTCCCAtgataattttgtaaaaatggtGTACAGGACAGTCTTTCCATATCCTGTTGGCGGTACGGCAAAACATATTTCCCCGACAACTAAATTTGTCGAAACATTTGATCTACACGTCTTGGAGTTTGATTCATTCCTTTAAACGTCTTAGTCAATCAGattcaatacaaatattttggtaagtCTCGTTCTGGCATTACAACGGTACCAGACTTTCGCTCGTTGGAGCTTGCGGAAACAGCCGGATGTCCGGTCATTTAGTTTGTTAACTAGCTACAGACCTAAAGCTCTCGGGGAGAAAAACTGTATGtctttaatattctttttttttctagagAGCTAGAAATGTCtgcatctatttttttttttttttttacatagatAAGGATTTATACATTCTTCAAATGATCACTCTTTCACCATATACAGATTCCGATCCTTATAAACACGTGACAAATATTACACGTGTATCTCCTGTTTTACATTCCCTCTCACACGGAATCCGACAAAA is a window from the Ostrea edulis chromosome 5, xbOstEdul1.1, whole genome shotgun sequence genome containing:
- the LOC125648824 gene encoding hemicentin-2-like isoform X1; amino-acid sequence: MYRLLLTVHFVGVLHVRAQLSPAVNVTGTAGGQAHLPCSVKNIGLYETVLWQGPYQETISHGINVVASDRNRYKLKQEYADDWGLTISNLKSSDQAEYRCMKGATLVQIVNLWIKAPPRILNQNRTVNTFLGDKLMIRCQVTGTPLPTVKWYKEILDNGVRLLEDLGTTGSYFSLNVTRDSGGIYTCRADNGISPHADRYFRVNVQLMPIITAPKRVEQERGKEVRLQCIVEGYPRGNVTWWYKGKQLTKDYRTTFSVYDSTSHTARYSLIISALESYDFGVYTCKASNNAGTTQGQIELSQILSEIKESRCEKMSVRKCQGVLQSNFTLLPNSKGHRKQEDASLEFSQFYPVIQCSKYMLPFLCGTYFPPCVNDTVYPVCPYLCEQSQGGCASALNNLDFEWPFTCIDFYHRLNGSSVCVGTSGIEKVASFIKITESSDDQNLLEEEKLTLYCKALANSGYHIKWYKISKTSYISRPEKSEVGNGMNYIIESINRDDAGLYVCEATNENGVMDSRNITVDVEFAPKVLVQAEVALMTGLDMGLKCDVLGNPPPVVSWTKNNIELKIGREMHSKYSYSYTLKITNMSEIDLGEYTCSAFNILGNDVGVTTIKDYGKPVSTTGSSDVTSTIATTQARRPTAEQSRDSSTSPVAEGKFQSLTGRPTAEQSRDSSTSPVAEGKCQSLTGRPTAEQFRKSSTSPVAEGKFQSLTGRPTAEQSRKSSMSPVAEGKFQSLTGRPTAEQSRESSTSPVAEGKFQSLTVRPTAEQSRKSSTSPVAEGK
- the LOC125648824 gene encoding hemicentin-2-like isoform X2, whose translation is MYRLLLTVHFVGVLHVRAQLSPAVNVTGTAGGQAHLPCSVKNIGLYETVLWQGPYQETISHGINVVASDRNRYKLKQEYADDWGLTISNLKSSDQAEYRCMKGATLVQIVNLWIKAPPRILNQNRTVNTFLGDKLMIRCQVTGTPLPTVKWYKEILDNGVRLLEDLGTTGSYFSLNVTRDSGGIYTCRADNGISPHADRYFRVNVQLMPIITAPKRVEQERGKEVRLQCIVEGYPRGNVTWWYKGKQLTKDYRTTFSVYDSTSHTARYSLIISALESYDFGVYTCKASNNAGTTQGQIELSQILSEIKESRCEKMSVRKCQGVLQSNFTLLPNSKGHRKQEDASLEFSQFYPVIQCSKYMLPFLCGTYFPPCVNDTVYPVCPYLCEQSQGGCASALNNLDFEWPFTCIDFYHRLNGSSVCVGTSGIEKVASFIKITESSDDQNLLEEEKLTLYCKALANSGYHIKWYKISKTSYISRPEKSEVGNGMNYIIESINRDDAGLYVCEATNENGVMDSRNITVDVEFAPKVLVQAEVALMTGLDMGLKCDVLGNPPPVVSWTKNNIELKIGREMHSKYSYSYTLKITNMSEIDLGEYTCSAFNILGNDVGVTTIKDYGKPVSTTGSSDVTSTIATTQARRPTAEQSRDSSTSPVAEDKSGESQAVSHRCHVPYLILSISLTLFIMFISHH